In the genome of Streptococcus mitis, one region contains:
- a CDS encoding thioesterase: protein MLETRTIAIQDKYGERFQHCWGCGPKNDLGLHLKTYPSVEGTSCISRIKVDQQYTGGVPSNVFGGMIATIFDCHGTASAAWFAHHQKGLELTDETVIGRFITAHLEVDYLSPTPINDEIVVISTLEELGERKAIISMEMSVAGKVRARAKMVAVAVKDHM, encoded by the coding sequence ATGTTAGAAACAAGAACGATTGCTATCCAGGATAAGTATGGAGAACGCTTCCAGCACTGTTGGGGTTGCGGCCCAAAGAATGATTTGGGATTGCATTTGAAAACTTATCCAAGTGTAGAGGGTACAAGCTGTATTAGCCGTATTAAGGTAGACCAGCAGTATACTGGCGGAGTTCCATCAAATGTCTTTGGAGGAATGATAGCGACTATTTTTGATTGTCATGGAACAGCGTCCGCTGCATGGTTTGCTCACCATCAAAAAGGGTTGGAATTGACGGACGAAACAGTTATCGGTCGCTTCATCACAGCTCATTTAGAAGTTGATTATCTTAGCCCAACCCCAATTAACGATGAAATTGTCGTCATTTCTACTCTGGAGGAATTAGGGGAAAGGAAGGCAATTATTTCTATGGAAATGTCAGTGGCGGGTAAAGTGCGTGCAAGAGCTAAAATGGTTGCTGTAGCTGTGAAGGATCATATGTAA
- a CDS encoding acetylxylan esterase: MKNLALLKEIKTYRGRDEVPEDFDAFWDGEVKKVSTLPAYQLEERDFCIPQVKCYELTFEGTNEGKVYARVVLPKSEEKVPIIFHFHGYMGRGWDWADMLAYTVSGYGVVSMDVRGQSGYSQDGLRSLLGNTVKGHIIRGAVEGREHLFYKDVYLDIYQLIEIIASLPQVDEKRLSSYGASQGGALALVAAALNPRIQKTVAIYPFLSDFRRVLEIGNTSEAYDELFRYFKFHDPFHETEEEIMATLAYIDVKNLAHRIKGKVKMITGLDDDVCYPITQFAIYNRLTCDKAYRIMPEYAHEAMNVFVNDQVYNWLCGSEIPFKYVK, encoded by the coding sequence ATGAAAAATCTAGCTTTGTTAAAAGAAATCAAGACTTATAGAGGGCGAGATGAGGTTCCAGAAGACTTTGATGCTTTCTGGGATGGGGAAGTGAAAAAAGTTTCAACTCTTCCAGCCTACCAGTTGGAGGAAAGAGATTTCTGCATTCCTCAAGTCAAGTGCTATGAGTTAACATTTGAAGGAACCAATGAAGGTAAGGTCTATGCGCGCGTCGTTCTTCCAAAGAGTGAGGAGAAGGTTCCGATAATCTTCCATTTCCATGGTTATATGGGACGTGGCTGGGACTGGGCTGACATGCTGGCCTATACCGTGTCTGGTTACGGTGTTGTCTCCATGGATGTGCGGGGCCAGTCAGGTTACTCGCAAGACGGTTTGCGTTCTCTTCTTGGAAATACCGTTAAGGGGCATATCATCCGTGGTGCTGTGGAAGGTCGGGAGCATCTCTTTTATAAGGATGTTTATCTGGATATTTACCAGTTGATTGAGATTATTGCCAGTCTGCCACAGGTAGATGAGAAGCGTCTTTCTAGCTATGGTGCCTCACAAGGTGGCGCTCTAGCCTTGGTTGCAGCAGCGCTTAATCCTCGAATTCAGAAAACAGTTGCCATCTATCCCTTCTTGTCAGACTTTAGACGAGTGCTTGAGATTGGTAATACTAGCGAGGCTTACGACGAACTGTTCCGTTATTTCAAGTTCCATGATCCCTTCCATGAAACTGAGGAGGAAATCATGGCTACCCTTGCCTATATCGATGTGAAAAATCTTGCTCATCGTATCAAGGGTAAGGTCAAGATGATTACGGGCTTGGACGACGATGTTTGCTATCCTATTACCCAGTTTGCGATATACAACCGTCTCACCTGCGATAAGGCCTATCGCATTATGCCTGAGTATGCCCACGAAGCCATGAATGTCTTTGTCAATGACCAAGTCTACAACTGGCTATGTGGTAGTGAGATTCCTTTTAAATATGTGAAGTGA
- a CDS encoding ATP-dependent DNA helicase RecG produces MNLHQPLHVLPGVGPKSAEKYAKLGIENLQELLLYFPFRYEDFKTKQVLELEDGEKAVLSGQVVTPASVQYYGFKRNRLRFSLKQGEVVFAVNFFNQPYLADKIELGAPLAVFGKWDRAKASLTGMKVLAQVEDDLQPVYRLAQGISQTSLVKVIKTAFDQGLDLLIEENLPQSLLDKYKLMSRCQAVRAMHFPKDLAEYKQALRRIKFEELFYFQMQLQTLKSENRVQGSGLVLDWSQEKVTAVKESLPFALTTAQEKSLQEILTDMKFDHHMNRLLQGDVGSGKTVVAGLVMFAAVTAGYQAALMVPTEILAEQHFESLKSLFPDLKLALLTGSLKVAEKREVLETIAKGEADLIIGTHALIQDGVDYARLGLIIIDEQHRFGVGQRRILREKGDNPDVLMMTATPIPRTLAITAFGDMDVSIIDQMPAGRKPIVTRWIKHEQLPQVLTWLEGEIQKGSQAYVISPLIEESEALDLKNAIALSEELTAHFAGKAEVALLHGKMKSDEKDQIMQNFKERKTDILVSTTVIEVGVNVPNATVMIIMDADRFGLSQLHQLRGRVGRGDKQSYAVLVANPKTDSGKDRMRIMTETTNGFVLAEEDLKMRGSGEIFGTRQSGLPEFQVADIIEDFPILEEARKVASYISSIEGWQEDPEWRMIALHMEKKEHLD; encoded by the coding sequence ATGAATCTACATCAACCCTTGCATGTCTTACCTGGTGTGGGACCAAAGTCAGCAGAAAAATACGCCAAACTAGGAATTGAAAATTTGCAAGAGCTCTTGCTCTACTTTCCTTTCCGTTATGAAGATTTCAAGACCAAGCAAGTATTGGAACTAGAAGACGGTGAAAAGGCAGTCCTATCTGGCCAGGTAGTGACTCCTGCCAGTGTCCAGTATTATGGTTTCAAGCGCAATCGTCTGCGATTTAGCCTCAAGCAGGGAGAAGTTGTTTTTGCGGTAAATTTCTTTAATCAGCCCTATCTGGCTGATAAGATAGAGTTGGGAGCACCCCTTGCTGTCTTTGGAAAATGGGACCGCGCCAAGGCTAGTCTGACAGGGATGAAGGTCCTGGCTCAGGTGGAAGATGACCTCCAACCTGTTTATCGCTTGGCTCAGGGAATCAGTCAGACCAGTTTGGTTAAGGTCATTAAAACGGCCTTTGATCAGGGACTGGACCTCTTAATAGAAGAAAATCTTCCTCAGTCCTTGCTGGATAAATACAAACTCATGTCCCGTTGTCAGGCCGTTCGTGCTATGCATTTCCCCAAGGATTTGGCAGAATACAAGCAGGCCCTTCGCCGTATCAAGTTTGAGGAACTCTTTTACTTCCAAATGCAATTGCAGACGCTCAAGTCTGAAAACAGAGTTCAGGGAAGTGGTCTGGTTCTGGATTGGTCTCAGGAAAAAGTGACAGCAGTCAAGGAAAGCCTTCCTTTTGCCCTGACCACAGCTCAGGAAAAGAGTTTGCAGGAAATTTTGACAGACATGAAGTTCGACCATCACATGAATCGTCTCTTGCAAGGAGATGTGGGGAGTGGAAAAACAGTCGTCGCTGGCTTGGTCATGTTTGCGGCGGTGACAGCTGGCTATCAGGCAGCCCTCATGGTGCCAACAGAAATACTTGCTGAGCAACACTTTGAGAGTTTGAAGAGTCTCTTCCCAGACCTAAAACTTGCTCTCTTGACAGGTTCCTTGAAGGTTGCAGAAAAGAGAGAAGTCTTGGAGACTATTGCCAAGGGTGAGGCTGATTTGATTATCGGAACCCACGCTCTGATTCAGGATGGAGTGGATTATGCTCGTCTGGGATTGATTATCATCGATGAGCAGCACCGTTTTGGTGTGGGGCAAAGGCGTATTTTACGGGAAAAAGGGGATAATCCAGATGTACTCATGATGACAGCAACTCCCATACCACGAACCTTGGCTATCACAGCCTTTGGAGATATGGATGTTTCCATTATCGACCAGATGCCAGCAGGACGAAAGCCTATTGTGACTCGCTGGATCAAACATGAGCAATTGCCTCAGGTCTTGACTTGGTTAGAGGGGGAAATCCAAAAAGGTTCTCAAGCCTATGTCATCTCTCCCTTGATTGAAGAATCAGAAGCTCTGGATTTGAAAAATGCCATTGCCTTATCAGAAGAGTTGACGGCTCATTTTGCAGGTAAGGCAGAGGTGGCTCTTTTACATGGTAAGATGAAGAGTGACGAAAAAGACCAGATTATGCAGAATTTTAAAGAGAGAAAAACAGATATTCTGGTTTCGACAACGGTTATTGAGGTTGGGGTCAATGTTCCCAATGCGACCGTCATGATTATCATGGATGCCGATCGCTTCGGTCTCAGCCAGCTGCACCAGCTCAGAGGTCGTGTCGGTCGGGGAGACAAGCAGTCCTATGCTGTTCTCGTTGCCAATCCTAAGACGGATTCTGGGAAAGACCGCATGCGCATCATGACAGAAACCACTAATGGATTTGTCCTTGCGGAGGAAGATTTGAAAATGCGTGGTTCGGGTGAGATTTTTGGAACCAGACAGTCAGGTCTCCCAGAGTTTCAAGTGGCTGATATTATCGAAGATTTTCCGATTTTAGAAGAAGCCAGAAAGGTTGCTAGTTACATTAGTTCGATAGAAGGTTGGCAAGAGGATCCGGAATGGCGCATGATTGCCCTTCATATGGAAAAGAAAGAACATTTAGATTAA